A single window of Athene noctua chromosome 1, bAthNoc1.hap1.1, whole genome shotgun sequence DNA harbors:
- the CHD4 gene encoding chromodomain-helicase-DNA-binding protein 4 isoform X3 — MASGIGSPSPCSAGSDDDEMEILLNNTIPQHPEPEEEPEEELLSEAETPKIKKKKKPKKLKEPKVPKLSKRQKKELGDSSGEGNEFVEEEEEVLRSDSEGSDYTPGKKKKKKLGPKKEKKNKAKRKEEEEEEEEDDDSKEPKSSAQLLEDWGMEDIDHIFTEEDYRTLTNYKAFSQFVRPLIAAKNPKIAVSKMMMVLGAKWREFSTNNPFKGSSGASVAAAAAAAVAVVESMVTNVDAVLPQPPVDVPLRKAKTKEGKGPNARRKPKASPRIPDIKKPKTKKVAPLKIKLGGFGSKRKRSSSEDDDLDVESDFDDASINSYSVSDGSTSRSSRSRKKLKAGKKKKKGEEDSTVAVDGYETDHQDYCEVCQQGGEIILCDTCPRAYHMVCLDPDMEKAPEGKWSCPHCEKEGIQWEAKEDNSEGEEILEDVVGDAEEEDDHHMEFCRVCKDGGELLCCDACPSSYHIHCLNPPLPEIPNGEWLCPRCTCPALKGKVQKILIWKWGQPPVGPPPPRPPDADPNAPPPKPLEGRPERQFFVKWQGMSYWHCSWVSELQLELHCQVMFRNYQRKNDMDEPPSGDFGGEEEKSRKRKNKDPKYAEMEERFYRYGIKPEWMMIHRILNHSVDKKGNVHYLIKWRDLPYDQASWESEDVDIQDYDLYKQAYWNHRELMRGEEGRPGKKLKKVKMRKLERPPETPTVDPTVKYDRQPEYLDVTGGTLHPYQLEGLNWLRFSWAQGTDTILADEMGLGKTVQTAVFLYSLYKEGHSKGPFLVSAPLSTIINWEREFEMWAPDMYVVTYVGDKDSRAIIRENEFTFEDNAIRGGKKASRMKKEAAVKFHVLLTSYELITIDMAILGSIDWACLIVDEAHRLKNNQSKFFRVLNGYSLQHKLLLTGTPLQNNLEELFHLLNFLTPERFHNLEGFLEEFADIAKEDQIKKLHDMLGPHMLRRLKADVFKNMPSKTELIVRVELSPMQKKYYKYILTRNFEALNARGGGNQVSLLNVVMDLKKCCNHPYLFPVAAMEAPKMPNGMYDGSALIRASGKLLLLQKMLKNLKEGGHRVLIFSQMTKMLDLLEDFLEHEGYKYERIDGGITGNMRQEAIDRFNAPGAQQFCFLLSTRAGGLGINLATADTVIIYDSDWNPHNDIQAFSRAHRIGQNKKVMIYRFVTRASVEERITQVAKKKMMLTHLVVRPGLGSKTGSMSKQELDDILKFGTEELFKDEATEGGDNKEGEDSSVIHYDDKAIERLLDRNQDETEDTELQGMNEYLSSFKVAQYVVREEEMGEEEEVEREIIKQEESVDPDYWEKLLRHHYEQQQEDLARNLGKGKRIRKQVNYNDGSQEDRGSRAVFLSDWQDDQSDNQSDYSVASEEGDEDFDERSEARRPSRKGLRNDKDKPLPPLLARVGGNIEVLGFNARQRKAFLNAIMRYGMPPQDAFTTQWLVRDLRGKSEKEFKAYVSLFMRHLCEPGADGAETFADGVPREGLSRQHVLTRIGVMSLIRKKVQEFEHVNGRWSMPELAEIEENKKLSQPSSPSPKTPTPSTPGDTQPNTPAPVPPPEEGVKVEEGASAKEQGEPSEPEKELSAAATETEVAMEQCAQPVETPPQEAKSPVNPTEADEKKVEEPEVKERPDEPMEVESKADVEKVEDRAPIENPPEPPIITLDEKDEKKEDDKRDVVMLQNGEMLKESVDERHKKAVKQRFMFNIADGGFTELHSLWQNEERAATVTKKTYEIWHRRHDYWLLAGIINHGYARWQDIQNDPRYAILNEPFKGEMNRGNFLEIKNKFLARRFKLLEQALVIEEQLRRAAYLNMSEDPSHPSMALNTRFAEVECLAESHQHLSKESMAGNKPANAVLHKVLKQLEELLSDMKADVTRLPATIARIPPVAVRLQMSERNILSRLANRSSEPPPPPPPQQVAQQQ; from the exons CCAAGAACCCTAAAATAGCAGTGTCGAAGATGATGATGGTGCTGGGAGCTAAATGGAGGGAGTTTAGCACAAACAACCCCTTCAAGGGAAGTTCAGGTGCATCTGTGGCAGCTGCTGCCGCTGCGGCTGTTGCAGTAGTGGAGAGTATGGTGACAAATGTGGATGCTGTCCTGCCACAGCCCCCTGTAGATGTGCCGCTCAGGAAAGCCAAGACAAAGGAGGGCAAAG GACCCAATGCCCGGCGGAAGCCAAAGGCCAGTCCTCGTATTCCTGATATCAAGAAACCTAAAACAAAGAAGGTAGCACCTTTGAAAATCAAACTGGGAGGATTTGGTTCCAAGCGTAAAAGATCATCA AGTGAAGACGATGATCTGGATGTGGAGTCAGACTTTGATGATGCCAGCATCAACAGCTACTCTGTTTCAGATGGATCTACAAGCCGTAGTAGCCGCAGTCGCAAAAAACTCaaagctgggaaaaagaaaaagaaag GTGAGGAGGATTCCACAGTGGCTGTGGATGGCTATGAGACTGATCACCAGGACTACTGTGAGGTgtgccagcagggaggagaaatTATACTGTGTGATACCTGCCCTCGTGCCTACCACATGGTTTGCCTGGACCCAGACATGGAGAAAGCCCCAGAGGGCAAATGGAGTTGCCCGCACTGT GAAAAAGAGGGCATCCAGTGGGAGGCAAAGGAGGATAACTCTGAAGGGGAGGAAATCCTGGAGGATGTTGTGGGAGATGCCGAGGAGGAGGATGACCACCATATGGAGTTCTGTAGAGTCTGCAAGGATGGAGGAGAGTTGCTGTGCTGTGATGCTTGTCCTTCGTCCTATCACATCCACTGTCTGAATCCGCCATTGCCAGAGATTCCCAACGGAGAGTGGCTGTGTCCTCGCTGCACT TGCCCAGCTTTGAAAGGAAAAGTGCAGAAGATCTTGATCTGGAAATGGGGTCAGCCCCCAGTTGGCCCCCCTCCACCACGTCCACCTGATGCAGACCCTAATGCACCTCCCCCTAAGCCTCTAGAGGGTCGGCCTGAAAGGCAGTTCTTTGTTAAATGGCAGGGCATGTCCTACTGGCACTGCTCTTGGGTGTCAGAGTTGCAG CTGGAGCTGCACTGCCAGGTCATGTTTCGTAACTACCAACGCAAAAACGATATGGATGAGCCACCCTCGGGGGACTTtggaggggaagaagagaaaagccgaaagagaaaaaacaaggatCCCAAATATGCCGAGATGGAGGAGCGCTTCTATCGATACGGGATCAAGCCTGAGTGGATGATGATCCACAGGATCCTTAATCATAG TGTGGATAAGAAGGGGAATGTCCACTATTTGATTAAATGGAGAGACCTACCCTATGACCAGGCATCTTGGGAAAGTGAAGATGTGGATATCCAAGATTATGACCTCTACAAGCAAGCCTACTGGAATCACAG GGAGCTGATGAGAGGTGAAGAGGGCAGGCCTGGTAAGAAATTAAAGAAAGTTAAGATGCGGAAACTGGAAAGGCCCCCTGAGACTCCCACAGTGGAT CCAACAGTGAAATATGACCGGCAACCGGAGTACCTCGATGTAACAGGGGGAACCTTGCATCCCTACCAACTGGAAGGACTGAACTGGCTGCGCTTCTCCTGGGCTCAGGGCACAGATACAATCTTGGCTGATGAAATGGGTCTGGGAAAGACTGTACAGACAGCTGTGTTCCTATACTCCTTATACAAAGAG GGCCACTCAAAGGGTCCGTTCTTGGTGAGTGCCCCACTGTCCACAATCATCAACTGGGAACGAGAATTTGAGATGTGGGCCCCTGATATGTATGTAGTGACCTACGTTGGGGACAAAGACAGCCGGGCCATCATCCGTGAGAATGAGTTCACTTTTGAGGATAATGCCATACGTGGAGGCAAAAAAGCATCCAGAATGAAG AAGGAGGCTGCTGTGAAGTTCCACGTGCTGCTCACCTCCTACGAACTGATCACAATCGATATGGCCATACTGGGCTCTATTGACTGGGCCTGTCTCATTGTGGATGAAGCTCACAGGCTGAAGAACAATCAGTCTAAG TTCTTCCGTGTGCTGAACGGTTACTCCCTCCAGCATAAGCTGCTGCTTACAGGAACTCCCCTGCAGAACAACCTGGAAGAACTGTTCCACCTGCTGAATTTCTTGACACCGGAGAGATTCCA TAACTTGGAGGGCTTCCTAGAAGAGTTTGCAGATATTGCCAAGGAAGATCAGATCAAGAAGCTGCATGACATGCTGGGCCCACACATGCTGAGGCGTCTCAAAGCTGATGTTTTCAAGAATATGCCATCTAAGACTGAACTCATTGTCAGAGTGGAGTTGAGCCCCATGCAGAA gaaatacTATAAATATATTTTGACAAGAAACTTTGAGGCACTGAATGCACGGGGTGGTGGCAACCAAGTCTCCTTGCTCAATGTTGTTATGGATTTGAAGAAGTGCTGTAACCACCCCTACCTCTTTCCTGTGGCTGCTATG GAAGCTCCGAAAATGCCGAATGGCATGTATGATGGTAGTGCTCTTATTCGGGCCTCTGGAAAGCTGTTGTTGCTGCAGAAGATGTTAAAGAACCTTAAGGAAGGAGGTCACAGGGTGCTCATATTCTCTCAG ATGACTAAAATGTTGGACCTTCTAGAAGACTTTTTGGAACATGAAGGGTACAAATATGAGCGGATCGATGGAGGAATCACAGGGAACATGCGTCAGGAGGCTATTGATCGCTTCAATG CTCCTGGTGCTCAGCAGTTCTGCTTTCTGCTTTCAACGCGAGCTGGGGGTCTTGGTATTAACTTGGCCACAGCAGATACTGTGATAATTTATGATTCAGACTGGAACCCCCACAATGATATCCAG GCCTTCAGTCGTGCACACAGAATTGGACAGAACAAGAAAGTGATGATATACCGCTTTGTGACAAGGGCCTCAGTGGAGGAGCGTATcactcaggtggccaagaagaaaATGATGCTAACTCATCTGGTAGTGAGACCAGGGTTGGGCTCCAAGACAGGCTCCATGTCCAAACAGGAACTTGATGACATTCTCAAGTTTGGCACTGAAGAGCTCTTCAAGGATGAGGCTACTGAGGGGG GGGATAACAAAGAAGGTGAGGACAGCAGTGTTATCCACTATGATGACAAAGCCATTGAGCGTCTTTTGGATCGGAACCAGGATGAAACAGAAGATACAGAACTTCAGGGCATGAATGAGTATCTCAGCTCTTTCAAGGTAGCCCAGTATGTGGTTCGTGAAGAGGAGATGGGG gaggaagaggaggttgAACGGGAGATCATTAAGCAAGAGGAATCGGTGGATCCTGATTACTGGGAGAAACTGCTGCGTCACCATTATGAACAGCAACAGGAGGATCTGGCCAGGAATCTGGGCAAGGGCAAACGTATTCGCAAGCAAGTTAACTACAATGATGGCTCACAGGAGGATAGAG GCTCAcgtgctgtttttctttcagactgGCAGGATGACCAGTCAGATAATCAGTCAGACTATTCAGTTGCTTCTGAAGAAGGAGACGAGGACTTTGATGAAAGGTCTGAAG CTCGTCGGCCTAGCCGCAAAGGCCTGAGAAATGATAAGGATAAGCCTCTGCCTCCTTTACTTGCCCGTGTGGGAGGGAACATTGAG GTTTTGGGTTTCAATGCCCGCCAGCGGAAAGCCTTCCTCAATGCTATCATGCGCTATGGAATGCCACCTCAGGATGCCTTCACCACTCAGTGGCTTGTTCGGGACCTCCGTGGCAAGTCAGAGAAAGAGTTCAA GGCCTATGTCTCACTGTTCATGCGCCATTTATGTGAACCTGGAGCTGATGGTGCAGAAACCTTTGCAGATGGGGTCCCACGGGAAGGTCTTTCTCGACAGCATGTCCTGACTCGCATTGGGGTCATGTCACTTATACGCAAAAAG GTGCAGGAATTTGAGCATGTGAATGGCCGTTGGAGTATGCCAGAACTGGCAGAGATAGAGGAGAACAAGAAACTCTCGCAGCCAAGCTCACCCTCTCCCAAAACTCCAACTCCTTCGACACCGGGGGATACGCAGCCAAATACGCCTGCCCCTGTGCCTCCACCTG AAGAAGGAGTAAAAGTAGAAGAAGGAGCCAGTGCTAAAGAGCAAGGAGAGCCATCTGAACCAGAGAAGGAGCTCAGTGCTGCTGCTACTGAAACAGAAGTCGCTATGGAG CAGTGTGCCCAGCCTGTGGAGACACCGCCACAGGAAGCAAAATCCCCAGTGAACCCCacagaagcagatgaaaaaaaagtAGAGGAACCAGAGGTGAAGGAAAGACCAGATGAGCCAATGGAAGTAGAAAGCAAAG CTGACGTGGAGAAAGTAGAAGACAGGGCACCTATTGAGAATCCCCCTGAACCTCCTATAATCACTCTGGATGAGAAAG ATGAGAAAAAGGAGGATGATAAGAGAGATGTGGTGATGCTGCAGAATGGAGAGATGCTGAAAGAGTCAGTGGATGAAAGGCACAAGAAGGCAGTAAAGCAGCGCTTCATGTTCAACATAGCAGATGGTGGCTTCACTG AACTACACTCCCTGTGGCAGAATGAAGAGCGGGCTGCAACTGTCACAAAGAAGACCTATGAGATCTGGCATCGGCGTCATGACTACTGGCTCCTTGCTGGGATTATCAA TCATGGCTATGCCCGTTGGCAGGATATTCAGAATGATCCACGTTACGCCATCCTCAATGAGCCCTTCAAGGGTGAGATGAACAGGGGTAACTTCCTGGAAATAAAGAATAAGTTCTTGGCAAGGAGATTTAAG CTCCTGGAGCAAGCACTGGTGATTGAGGAGCAGTTGCGGCGAGCTGCTTATCTGAACATGTCAGAAGACCCATCTCACCCATCTATGGCTCTGAACACGCGTTTTGCAGAGGTGGAATGCCTGGCTGAGAGCCACCAGCACCTATCCAAGGAGTCAATGGCCGGGAATAAACCAGCCAATGCTGTGCTGCACAAAG TTCtgaagcagctggaggagcttttGAGTGACATGAAGGCAGATGTGACTCGTCTGCCTGCCACCATTGCCCGCATCCCCCCCGTGGCCGTGCGTCTCCAGATGTCTGAGCGCAACATCCTCAGCCGGCTGGCCAACCGCAGCAGTGagccccccccaccaccccctccccaacAA GTGgcccagcagcagtga
- the CHD4 gene encoding chromodomain-helicase-DNA-binding protein 4 isoform X2, whose product MASGIGSPSPCSAGSDDDEMEILLNNTIPQHPEPEEEPEEELLSEAETPKIKKKKKPKKLKEPKVPKLSKRQKKELGDSSGEGNEFVEEEEEVLRSDSEGSDYTPGKKKKKKLGPKKEKKNKAKRKEEEEEEEEDDDSKEPKSSAQLLEDWGMEDIDHIFTEEDYRTLTNYKAFSQFVRPLIAAKNPKIAVSKMMMVLGAKWREFSTNNPFKGSSGASVAAAAAAAVAVVESMVTNVDAVLPQPPVDVPLRKAKTKEGKGPNARRKPKASPRIPDIKKPKTKKVAPLKIKLGGFGSKRKRSSSEDDDLDVESDFDDASINSYSVSDGSTSRSSRSRKKLKAGKKKKKGEEDSTVAVDGYETDHQDYCEVCQQGGEIILCDTCPRAYHMVCLDPDMEKAPEGKWSCPHCEKEGIQWEAKEDNSEGEEILEDVVGDAEEEDDHHMEFCRVCKDGGELLCCDACPSSYHIHCLNPPLPEIPNGEWLCPRCTCPALKGKVQKILIWKWGQPPVGPPPPRPPDADPNAPPPKPLEGRPERQFFVKWQGMSYWHCSWVSELQLELHCQVMFRNYQRKNDMDEPPSGDFGGEEEKSRKRKNKDPKYAEMEERFYRYGIKPEWMMIHRILNHSVDKKGNVHYLIKWRDLPYDQASWESEDVDIQDYDLYKQAYWNHRELMRGEEGRPGKKLKKVKMRKLERPPETPTVDPTVKYDRQPEYLDVTGGTLHPYQLEGLNWLRFSWAQGTDTILADEMGLGKTVQTAVFLYSLYKEGHSKGPFLVSAPLSTIINWEREFEMWAPDMYVVTYVGDKDSRAIIRENEFTFEDNAIRGGKKASRMKKEAAVKFHVLLTSYELITIDMAILGSIDWACLIVDEAHRLKNNQSKFFRVLNGYSLQHKLLLTGTPLQNNLEELFHLLNFLTPERFHNLEGFLEEFADIAKEDQIKKLHDMLGPHMLRRLKADVFKNMPSKTELIVRVELSPMQKKYYKYILTRNFEALNARGGGNQVSLLNVVMDLKKCCNHPYLFPVAAMEAPKMPNGMYDGSALIRASGKLLLLQKMLKNLKEGGHRVLIFSQMTKMLDLLEDFLEHEGYKYERIDGGITGNMRQEAIDRFNAPGAQQFCFLLSTRAGGLGINLATADTVIIYDSDWNPHNDIQAFSRAHRIGQNKKVMIYRFVTRASVEERITQVAKKKMMLTHLVVRPGLGSKTGSMSKQELDDILKFGTEELFKDEATEGGDNKEGEDSSVIHYDDKAIERLLDRNQDETEDTELQGMNEYLSSFKVAQYVVREEEMGEEEEVEREIIKQEESVDPDYWEKLLRHHYEQQQEDLARNLGKGKRIRKQVNYNDGSQEDRGSRAVFLSDWQDDQSDNQSDYSVASEEGDEDFDERSEAAFLSSAARRPSRKGLRNDKDKPLPPLLARVGGNIEVLGFNARQRKAFLNAIMRYGMPPQDAFTTQWLVRDLRGKSEKEFKAYVSLFMRHLCEPGADGAETFADGVPREGLSRQHVLTRIGVMSLIRKKVQEFEHVNGRWSMPELAEIEENKKLSQPSSPSPKTPTPSTPGDTQPNTPAPVPPPEEGVKVEEGASAKEQGEPSEPEKELSAAATETEVAMECAQPVETPPQEAKSPVNPTEADEKKVEEPEVKERPDEPMEVESKADVEKVEDRAPIENPPEPPIITLDEKDEKKEDDKRDVVMLQNGEMLKESVDERHKKAVKQRFMFNIADGGFTELHSLWQNEERAATVTKKTYEIWHRRHDYWLLAGIINHGYARWQDIQNDPRYAILNEPFKGEMNRGNFLEIKNKFLARRFKLLEQALVIEEQLRRAAYLNMSEDPSHPSMALNTRFAEVECLAESHQHLSKESMAGNKPANAVLHKVLKQLEELLSDMKADVTRLPATIARIPPVAVRLQMSERNILSRLANRSSEPPPPPPPQQVAQQQ is encoded by the exons CCAAGAACCCTAAAATAGCAGTGTCGAAGATGATGATGGTGCTGGGAGCTAAATGGAGGGAGTTTAGCACAAACAACCCCTTCAAGGGAAGTTCAGGTGCATCTGTGGCAGCTGCTGCCGCTGCGGCTGTTGCAGTAGTGGAGAGTATGGTGACAAATGTGGATGCTGTCCTGCCACAGCCCCCTGTAGATGTGCCGCTCAGGAAAGCCAAGACAAAGGAGGGCAAAG GACCCAATGCCCGGCGGAAGCCAAAGGCCAGTCCTCGTATTCCTGATATCAAGAAACCTAAAACAAAGAAGGTAGCACCTTTGAAAATCAAACTGGGAGGATTTGGTTCCAAGCGTAAAAGATCATCA AGTGAAGACGATGATCTGGATGTGGAGTCAGACTTTGATGATGCCAGCATCAACAGCTACTCTGTTTCAGATGGATCTACAAGCCGTAGTAGCCGCAGTCGCAAAAAACTCaaagctgggaaaaagaaaaagaaag GTGAGGAGGATTCCACAGTGGCTGTGGATGGCTATGAGACTGATCACCAGGACTACTGTGAGGTgtgccagcagggaggagaaatTATACTGTGTGATACCTGCCCTCGTGCCTACCACATGGTTTGCCTGGACCCAGACATGGAGAAAGCCCCAGAGGGCAAATGGAGTTGCCCGCACTGT GAAAAAGAGGGCATCCAGTGGGAGGCAAAGGAGGATAACTCTGAAGGGGAGGAAATCCTGGAGGATGTTGTGGGAGATGCCGAGGAGGAGGATGACCACCATATGGAGTTCTGTAGAGTCTGCAAGGATGGAGGAGAGTTGCTGTGCTGTGATGCTTGTCCTTCGTCCTATCACATCCACTGTCTGAATCCGCCATTGCCAGAGATTCCCAACGGAGAGTGGCTGTGTCCTCGCTGCACT TGCCCAGCTTTGAAAGGAAAAGTGCAGAAGATCTTGATCTGGAAATGGGGTCAGCCCCCAGTTGGCCCCCCTCCACCACGTCCACCTGATGCAGACCCTAATGCACCTCCCCCTAAGCCTCTAGAGGGTCGGCCTGAAAGGCAGTTCTTTGTTAAATGGCAGGGCATGTCCTACTGGCACTGCTCTTGGGTGTCAGAGTTGCAG CTGGAGCTGCACTGCCAGGTCATGTTTCGTAACTACCAACGCAAAAACGATATGGATGAGCCACCCTCGGGGGACTTtggaggggaagaagagaaaagccgaaagagaaaaaacaaggatCCCAAATATGCCGAGATGGAGGAGCGCTTCTATCGATACGGGATCAAGCCTGAGTGGATGATGATCCACAGGATCCTTAATCATAG TGTGGATAAGAAGGGGAATGTCCACTATTTGATTAAATGGAGAGACCTACCCTATGACCAGGCATCTTGGGAAAGTGAAGATGTGGATATCCAAGATTATGACCTCTACAAGCAAGCCTACTGGAATCACAG GGAGCTGATGAGAGGTGAAGAGGGCAGGCCTGGTAAGAAATTAAAGAAAGTTAAGATGCGGAAACTGGAAAGGCCCCCTGAGACTCCCACAGTGGAT CCAACAGTGAAATATGACCGGCAACCGGAGTACCTCGATGTAACAGGGGGAACCTTGCATCCCTACCAACTGGAAGGACTGAACTGGCTGCGCTTCTCCTGGGCTCAGGGCACAGATACAATCTTGGCTGATGAAATGGGTCTGGGAAAGACTGTACAGACAGCTGTGTTCCTATACTCCTTATACAAAGAG GGCCACTCAAAGGGTCCGTTCTTGGTGAGTGCCCCACTGTCCACAATCATCAACTGGGAACGAGAATTTGAGATGTGGGCCCCTGATATGTATGTAGTGACCTACGTTGGGGACAAAGACAGCCGGGCCATCATCCGTGAGAATGAGTTCACTTTTGAGGATAATGCCATACGTGGAGGCAAAAAAGCATCCAGAATGAAG AAGGAGGCTGCTGTGAAGTTCCACGTGCTGCTCACCTCCTACGAACTGATCACAATCGATATGGCCATACTGGGCTCTATTGACTGGGCCTGTCTCATTGTGGATGAAGCTCACAGGCTGAAGAACAATCAGTCTAAG TTCTTCCGTGTGCTGAACGGTTACTCCCTCCAGCATAAGCTGCTGCTTACAGGAACTCCCCTGCAGAACAACCTGGAAGAACTGTTCCACCTGCTGAATTTCTTGACACCGGAGAGATTCCA TAACTTGGAGGGCTTCCTAGAAGAGTTTGCAGATATTGCCAAGGAAGATCAGATCAAGAAGCTGCATGACATGCTGGGCCCACACATGCTGAGGCGTCTCAAAGCTGATGTTTTCAAGAATATGCCATCTAAGACTGAACTCATTGTCAGAGTGGAGTTGAGCCCCATGCAGAA gaaatacTATAAATATATTTTGACAAGAAACTTTGAGGCACTGAATGCACGGGGTGGTGGCAACCAAGTCTCCTTGCTCAATGTTGTTATGGATTTGAAGAAGTGCTGTAACCACCCCTACCTCTTTCCTGTGGCTGCTATG GAAGCTCCGAAAATGCCGAATGGCATGTATGATGGTAGTGCTCTTATTCGGGCCTCTGGAAAGCTGTTGTTGCTGCAGAAGATGTTAAAGAACCTTAAGGAAGGAGGTCACAGGGTGCTCATATTCTCTCAG ATGACTAAAATGTTGGACCTTCTAGAAGACTTTTTGGAACATGAAGGGTACAAATATGAGCGGATCGATGGAGGAATCACAGGGAACATGCGTCAGGAGGCTATTGATCGCTTCAATG CTCCTGGTGCTCAGCAGTTCTGCTTTCTGCTTTCAACGCGAGCTGGGGGTCTTGGTATTAACTTGGCCACAGCAGATACTGTGATAATTTATGATTCAGACTGGAACCCCCACAATGATATCCAG GCCTTCAGTCGTGCACACAGAATTGGACAGAACAAGAAAGTGATGATATACCGCTTTGTGACAAGGGCCTCAGTGGAGGAGCGTATcactcaggtggccaagaagaaaATGATGCTAACTCATCTGGTAGTGAGACCAGGGTTGGGCTCCAAGACAGGCTCCATGTCCAAACAGGAACTTGATGACATTCTCAAGTTTGGCACTGAAGAGCTCTTCAAGGATGAGGCTACTGAGGGGG GGGATAACAAAGAAGGTGAGGACAGCAGTGTTATCCACTATGATGACAAAGCCATTGAGCGTCTTTTGGATCGGAACCAGGATGAAACAGAAGATACAGAACTTCAGGGCATGAATGAGTATCTCAGCTCTTTCAAGGTAGCCCAGTATGTGGTTCGTGAAGAGGAGATGGGG gaggaagaggaggttgAACGGGAGATCATTAAGCAAGAGGAATCGGTGGATCCTGATTACTGGGAGAAACTGCTGCGTCACCATTATGAACAGCAACAGGAGGATCTGGCCAGGAATCTGGGCAAGGGCAAACGTATTCGCAAGCAAGTTAACTACAATGATGGCTCACAGGAGGATAGAG GCTCAcgtgctgtttttctttcagactgGCAGGATGACCAGTCAGATAATCAGTCAGACTATTCAGTTGCTTCTGAAGAAGGAGACGAGGACTTTGATGAAAGGTCTGAAG CTGCATTTCTCTCTTCAGCAGCTCGTCGGCCTAGCCGCAAAGGCCTGAGAAATGATAAGGATAAGCCTCTGCCTCCTTTACTTGCCCGTGTGGGAGGGAACATTGAG GTTTTGGGTTTCAATGCCCGCCAGCGGAAAGCCTTCCTCAATGCTATCATGCGCTATGGAATGCCACCTCAGGATGCCTTCACCACTCAGTGGCTTGTTCGGGACCTCCGTGGCAAGTCAGAGAAAGAGTTCAA GGCCTATGTCTCACTGTTCATGCGCCATTTATGTGAACCTGGAGCTGATGGTGCAGAAACCTTTGCAGATGGGGTCCCACGGGAAGGTCTTTCTCGACAGCATGTCCTGACTCGCATTGGGGTCATGTCACTTATACGCAAAAAG GTGCAGGAATTTGAGCATGTGAATGGCCGTTGGAGTATGCCAGAACTGGCAGAGATAGAGGAGAACAAGAAACTCTCGCAGCCAAGCTCACCCTCTCCCAAAACTCCAACTCCTTCGACACCGGGGGATACGCAGCCAAATACGCCTGCCCCTGTGCCTCCACCTG AAGAAGGAGTAAAAGTAGAAGAAGGAGCCAGTGCTAAAGAGCAAGGAGAGCCATCTGAACCAGAGAAGGAGCTCAGTGCTGCTGCTACTGAAACAGAAGTCGCTATGGAG TGTGCCCAGCCTGTGGAGACACCGCCACAGGAAGCAAAATCCCCAGTGAACCCCacagaagcagatgaaaaaaaagtAGAGGAACCAGAGGTGAAGGAAAGACCAGATGAGCCAATGGAAGTAGAAAGCAAAG CTGACGTGGAGAAAGTAGAAGACAGGGCACCTATTGAGAATCCCCCTGAACCTCCTATAATCACTCTGGATGAGAAAG ATGAGAAAAAGGAGGATGATAAGAGAGATGTGGTGATGCTGCAGAATGGAGAGATGCTGAAAGAGTCAGTGGATGAAAGGCACAAGAAGGCAGTAAAGCAGCGCTTCATGTTCAACATAGCAGATGGTGGCTTCACTG AACTACACTCCCTGTGGCAGAATGAAGAGCGGGCTGCAACTGTCACAAAGAAGACCTATGAGATCTGGCATCGGCGTCATGACTACTGGCTCCTTGCTGGGATTATCAA TCATGGCTATGCCCGTTGGCAGGATATTCAGAATGATCCACGTTACGCCATCCTCAATGAGCCCTTCAAGGGTGAGATGAACAGGGGTAACTTCCTGGAAATAAAGAATAAGTTCTTGGCAAGGAGATTTAAG CTCCTGGAGCAAGCACTGGTGATTGAGGAGCAGTTGCGGCGAGCTGCTTATCTGAACATGTCAGAAGACCCATCTCACCCATCTATGGCTCTGAACACGCGTTTTGCAGAGGTGGAATGCCTGGCTGAGAGCCACCAGCACCTATCCAAGGAGTCAATGGCCGGGAATAAACCAGCCAATGCTGTGCTGCACAAAG TTCtgaagcagctggaggagcttttGAGTGACATGAAGGCAGATGTGACTCGTCTGCCTGCCACCATTGCCCGCATCCCCCCCGTGGCCGTGCGTCTCCAGATGTCTGAGCGCAACATCCTCAGCCGGCTGGCCAACCGCAGCAGTGagccccccccaccaccccctccccaacAA GTGgcccagcagcagtga